One Helicobacter cetorum MIT 00-7128 DNA window includes the following coding sequences:
- the rbfA gene encoding 30S ribosome-binding factor RbfA, whose protein sequence is MNVHKERLESNLLELLQEALSSLNDSELNSLSVTKVECSRGKHHAHVFVLSQDCKILSKLKKAESLIRQFVLQASGWFKCPKLSFALDNSLEEQLRLDALFNQIAKGKNDD, encoded by the coding sequence ATGAATGTCCATAAAGAACGCTTAGAATCTAATCTTTTAGAATTATTGCAAGAAGCCCTATCAAGCTTGAATGATAGCGAGCTAAACTCTTTGAGTGTTACTAAAGTAGAATGCTCTAGGGGTAAGCACCATGCCCATGTGTTTGTGCTTTCACAAGATTGTAAAATCCTTTCAAAATTAAAAAAGGCTGAAAGCTTAATTAGGCAGTTCGTTTTGCAAGCAAGTGGGTGGTTTAAATGCCCAAAGCTTAGTTTTGCCCTAGATAATAGCCTAGAAGAGCAACTCCGCCTAGACGCACTATTTAATCAAATCGCTAAAGGGAAAAATGATGACTAA
- the infB gene encoding translation initiation factor IF-2 — protein sequence MSGMVDLKEFVTELGKTQKELKNVIEQAKDIGLELKTNSKITLEQADKLYKYIVDGIKEQVQSNKPASTKVSQKETMHETQESIGSSENTQKTSKSAKTKDNQGSKKSLAESKLEKSQNSQTNKQEPPKEHIEKKTKTPTQAIPKKRQIEIISTHDNEPSIVEKAPKKEMTPKVTEAERQKAEQKLQEIKKAREALNKLAQSPNTRREAIENSTQKSEQERLETKRHETQKRRMGIRIVRRNDEPEVSVAENKKPTQSAAAIFEDFKKEWQEKDKQEVKKPKKATKTKQAQASKNKSHKIDFSDARDFKGNDIYDEESDEILLFDLHEQDNLNREEEEKEVRQNINDRVRVQRKNPWMSEGGIKRHSKKKRVFRNDNSQKIVQSTISIPEEVRVYEFAEKANLNLADVIKTLFNLGLMVTKNDFLDKDSIEILAEEFHLEISIQNTLEEFEVEEVLEGVKKERPPVVTIMGHVDHGKTSLLDKIRDKRVAHTEAGGITQHIGAYMVEKNGKWVSFIDTPGHEAFSQMRNRGAQVTDIAVIVIAADDGVKQQTIEALEHAKAANVPVIFAMNKMDKENINPDKLKAECAELGYNPVDWGGEYEFISVSAKTGDGIDNLLETILIQADIMELQAIEEASARAIVLEGSVEKGRGAVATVIVQNGTLNVGDSFYAETAFGKVRTMTDDQGKSIQSLKPSMVALITGLSEVPPAGSVLIGVENDSIARLQAQKRATYLRQKALSKSTKVSFDELSEMVANKELKNIPVIIKADTQGSLEAIKNSLLELNNEEVAIQVIHSGVGGITENDLSLVASSEHAVILGFNIRPTGNVKNKAKEWNVSIKTYTVIYALIEEMRSLLLGLMSPIIEEEHTGQAEVRETFNIPKVGTIAGCMVSDGVITRGIKVRLIRDGVVVHTGEILSLKRFKDDVKEVSKGYECGIMLENYNEIKVGDVFETYKEIHKKRTL from the coding sequence ATGAGTGGTATGGTTGATTTAAAAGAATTTGTAACAGAGCTTGGCAAAACACAAAAAGAGCTTAAAAATGTAATAGAGCAAGCCAAAGATATTGGTTTGGAGTTGAAAACAAATTCCAAAATTACCCTAGAGCAAGCAGATAAATTGTATAAATATATTGTTGATGGGATTAAAGAGCAAGTGCAATCTAATAAGCCTGCATCTACTAAGGTCTCTCAAAAAGAAACAATGCATGAGACACAAGAAAGTATAGGAAGTTCAGAGAACACACAAAAGACATCAAAGAGTGCCAAAACTAAAGACAATCAAGGGTCTAAAAAATCTCTTGCAGAATCCAAGCTTGAAAAAAGTCAAAACAGCCAAACTAACAAGCAAGAACCCCCTAAAGAGCACATTGAGAAAAAGACTAAAACGCCCACTCAAGCTATCCCTAAAAAAAGACAAATAGAAATTATTAGCACCCATGACAATGAGCCTAGTATAGTAGAAAAAGCACCCAAAAAAGAGATGACTCCAAAGGTTACTGAGGCTGAGCGTCAAAAGGCTGAGCAAAAACTCCAAGAAATTAAAAAAGCTAGAGAGGCTTTAAATAAACTTGCTCAAAGTCCCAATACTAGAAGAGAGGCTATAGAAAACAGCACACAAAAGAGCGAGCAAGAGCGCCTAGAGACCAAGCGCCATGAAACGCAAAAAAGACGCATGGGTATTAGGATTGTTAGGCGTAATGATGAGCCAGAAGTTTCTGTTGCAGAAAATAAAAAGCCCACTCAAAGTGCGGCAGCTATTTTTGAAGATTTCAAAAAAGAATGGCAAGAAAAAGACAAACAAGAAGTTAAAAAACCCAAGAAAGCCACTAAGACTAAACAAGCCCAAGCATCAAAAAATAAATCTCATAAAATTGATTTTAGCGATGCGAGAGATTTTAAGGGCAATGATATTTATGATGAAGAGAGCGATGAAATTTTATTGTTTGATTTGCATGAACAAGATAACTTAAATAGGGAAGAGGAAGAAAAGGAAGTCCGCCAAAATATCAATGATAGGGTGCGAGTCCAAAGAAAGAACCCTTGGATGAGCGAGGGCGGAATCAAGCGTCATTCTAAGAAAAAGCGGGTGTTTCGTAACGACAACAGCCAAAAAATAGTCCAAAGCACCATTAGCATTCCTGAAGAAGTGCGTGTCTATGAATTTGCTGAAAAGGCGAATTTGAATTTAGCTGATGTGATTAAAACGCTCTTTAATTTAGGGCTTATGGTTACTAAAAACGACTTTTTGGATAAGGATAGTATAGAAATTTTAGCCGAAGAATTTCATTTAGAAATTTCCATTCAAAACACCTTAGAAGAATTTGAAGTAGAAGAAGTGCTAGAAGGAGTCAAAAAAGAGCGTCCACCTGTAGTTACGATTATGGGGCATGTAGACCATGGTAAAACTTCATTACTAGATAAAATCCGTGATAAGAGAGTAGCTCACACGGAAGCTGGGGGGATTACTCAGCATATCGGAGCTTATATGGTAGAAAAGAATGGCAAGTGGGTGTCTTTCATTGATACACCAGGTCATGAAGCCTTTAGCCAAATGCGAAATCGTGGGGCTCAAGTTACTGATATTGCAGTAATTGTGATTGCGGCTGATGATGGCGTGAAACAACAAACTATTGAAGCCCTAGAACATGCAAAGGCTGCAAATGTGCCTGTGATTTTTGCGATGAATAAAATGGATAAGGAAAATATCAACCCTGATAAACTCAAAGCGGAGTGTGCCGAACTTGGCTATAACCCTGTGGATTGGGGCGGAGAGTATGAATTTATTTCTGTTTCAGCAAAAACAGGCGATGGTATTGATAACTTATTAGAAACGATTCTTATTCAAGCAGATATTATGGAATTACAAGCCATAGAAGAAGCAAGTGCGAGAGCGATTGTTTTAGAAGGAAGTGTAGAAAAGGGTCGTGGGGCGGTAGCTACGGTGATTGTTCAAAATGGGACTTTAAATGTAGGGGATAGTTTTTATGCAGAAACTGCATTTGGTAAAGTAAGAACGATGACTGATGACCAAGGCAAGAGTATTCAAAGTTTAAAACCTTCTATGGTGGCTCTCATTACAGGCTTGAGTGAAGTTCCTCCAGCTGGTTCAGTCTTAATAGGGGTAGAAAATGACTCTATCGCACGCTTACAAGCCCAAAAGAGAGCGACTTATTTACGCCAAAAAGCTTTGAGTAAAAGCACTAAAGTGTCTTTTGATGAGCTTTCAGAAATGGTGGCTAATAAGGAATTAAAAAATATTCCTGTAATCATTAAGGCTGATACGCAAGGAAGCCTAGAAGCGATTAAAAACAGCTTGTTAGAACTCAATAACGAAGAAGTGGCCATTCAAGTGATTCACTCAGGTGTAGGGGGCATTACAGAAAATGATTTGAGTCTTGTAGCAAGCAGTGAACATGCGGTGATTCTAGGCTTTAATATCCGCCCAACCGGTAATGTGAAAAACAAAGCCAAAGAATGGAATGTGAGTATTAAGACTTACACGGTGATTTATGCCTTGATTGAAGAAATGCGTTCGCTGTTGCTAGGCTTGATGAGTCCTATTATTGAAGAAGAGCATACCGGACAGGCTGAAGTGAGAGAGACCTTTAATATCCCAAAAGTTGGCACCATAGCAGGGTGCATGGTGAGTGATGGCGTGATTACTCGTGGCATTAAGGTGCGTTTGATTAGAGATGGTGTGGTGGTTCATACCGGCGAAATTCTCTCTTTAAAACGCTTTAAAGACGATGTTAAGGAAGTTTCTAAGGGCTATGAGTGTGGGATTATGCTAGAAAATTATAATGAGATTAAAGTGGGCGATGTGTTTGAAACCTACAAAGAAATCCACAAGAAAAGAACCCTTTAA
- the rimP gene encoding ribosome maturation factor RimP, translating to MTKMVEEKIGGVIESLGYLLYDVSLVKENEQNILRVSLKNPNGAISLDICQEVSEIISPLLDVCDFLKDAYILEVSSMGLERVLKTPKHFKLSLGEKVEVKLINKESFQAIIKNANETSIDFELDDNTIKSVNYKDLKKVKTLFEW from the coding sequence ATGACTAAAATGGTAGAAGAAAAAATAGGGGGTGTCATTGAAAGCTTGGGCTACTTGCTCTATGATGTGAGCTTGGTTAAAGAAAATGAGCAAAATATTTTGAGAGTGAGCCTTAAAAATCCTAATGGGGCGATTAGCTTAGATATATGCCAAGAAGTGAGTGAAATTATTTCGCCCTTATTAGATGTGTGTGATTTTCTTAAAGACGCTTATATTTTAGAAGTGAGTTCTATGGGTTTAGAAAGAGTGCTTAAAACCCCCAAACACTTCAAACTCTCTTTAGGCGAAAAAGTAGAGGTAAAACTCATCAATAAAGAGAGTTTTCAAGCCATAATTAAAAACGCTAATGAAACAAGCATAGATTTTGAACTAGATGACAACACCATAAAAAGCGTAAACTACAAAGATTTAAAAAAGGTTAAAACGCTGTTTGAGTGGTAA
- a CDS encoding DUF448 domain-containing protein, with translation MRKNEIKIRMCVACRIRQSQDDLLRLKSFEGALIDFDGKGRSFYVCKDCLKGGEKKLLKAILRVKNAPKNPEKIITWIKEKSIV, from the coding sequence TTGAGAAAGAATGAGATTAAAATACGCATGTGTGTGGCATGCAGAATCCGTCAATCTCAAGATGATTTGTTGCGTTTGAAAAGTTTTGAGGGGGCTTTGATAGATTTTGATGGTAAAGGGCGTAGTTTTTATGTGTGTAAGGATTGTTTAAAAGGCGGAGAAAAAAAGTTGCTTAAGGCAATTTTAAGGGTAAAGAATGCCCCTAAAAACCCTGAAAAAATTATTACTTGGATTAAGGAGAAAAGCATAGTATGA
- the thrB gene encoding homoserine kinase, translating to MVVSVPATSANLGPGFDCLGLSLNLRNRFFIESNAFHAVKLIGEGEGIAKFLTDNIFTKVFYKTLKAHGMESSFKFLLHNKIPITRGMGSSSAMIVGAITAAFSLLGRTLDKESILNTALVYEPHPDNITPAVYGGFNVALVEKHKVSSLKVKLPSYLKAVMVIPNRATSTKQSRQVLPKRYSAQESVFNLSHASLMTMAITQGKWEMLRLCSKDRMHQNRRMQAYPVLFVIQKLALENNALMSTLSGSGSSFFNMCYEEDAPKLKQVLSKKFPKFRVAVLDFDNEGVVIEKE from the coding sequence TTGGTGGTAAGTGTCCCTGCAACAAGTGCAAATTTAGGCCCCGGATTTGATTGTTTGGGTTTGAGCTTGAATTTGCGTAATCGTTTTTTTATTGAATCTAACGCTTTTCATGCGGTGAAACTCATTGGCGAGGGCGAGGGTATTGCGAAGTTTTTAACGGACAATATCTTCACTAAAGTGTTTTATAAAACCTTAAAAGCACACGGCATGGAAAGTTCTTTTAAATTCTTATTGCACAATAAGATTCCTATTACACGAGGTATGGGGTCAAGCTCAGCCATGATTGTTGGGGCTATTACAGCGGCTTTTTCGTTGCTTGGGCGCACGCTAGATAAAGAGAGTATTTTAAATACAGCCTTAGTCTATGAGCCTCACCCTGATAATATTACGCCTGCAGTTTATGGGGGCTTTAATGTGGCTTTGGTAGAAAAACACAAAGTTTCTAGCCTTAAAGTCAAATTGCCTTCTTATTTAAAGGCGGTTATGGTGATTCCAAATAGAGCTACTTCTACTAAGCAGTCTCGCCAAGTTTTACCCAAGCGCTATAGCGCACAAGAAAGTGTTTTTAACCTTTCGCATGCAAGCTTGATGACTATGGCAATTACGCAAGGCAAATGGGAAATGCTACGCTTATGCTCTAAGGATAGAATGCACCAAAATAGGCGCATGCAAGCTTATCCGGTCTTATTTGTGATTCAAAAGCTTGCTTTAGAAAACAATGCTTTAATGAGCACACTCTCAGGAAGTGGCTCATCGTTTTTTAACATGTGTTATGAAGAAGATGCCCCAAAGTTAAAGCAAGTTTTAAGCAAGAAATTCCCTAAATTTAGGGTAGCGGTTTTAGACTTTGATAATGAGGGAGTTGTCATTGAGAAAGAATGA
- the lpxC gene encoding UDP-3-O-acyl-N-acetylglucosamine deacetylase, with the protein MRQITIEKSVELVGIGLHKGVPVKLVLEPLSQNQGIVFYRKDLGVKIPLKPENIIDTKMATVLGKDEARISTIEHLLSAVHAYGIDNLEISVDNEEIPIMDGSALTYCMLLDEAGLQELDAPKKVMKIKRAVEVKEGDKFAKVEPDEQFSLDFTINFEHPIIAEQAYHFNFSKQAYKDEIAKARTFGFLQEVNYLRSIGLAKGGSLNNCIVLDENSILNKEGLRCEKEFVRHKILDAIGDLTALGMPMIGKYTSFSGSHKLNSMLVKAILADAKNYEVLENTELAKEVVLQKAFA; encoded by the coding sequence ATGAGACAAATAACTATTGAAAAATCCGTTGAATTAGTAGGAATTGGCTTACACAAGGGTGTTCCTGTAAAGCTCGTTTTAGAACCGCTTAGTCAAAATCAAGGCATTGTGTTTTATCGCAAGGATTTAGGGGTTAAAATCCCTTTAAAGCCTGAAAACATCATTGATACTAAAATGGCAACCGTTTTAGGCAAAGATGAGGCTAGGATTTCAACTATTGAGCATTTGCTTTCAGCAGTTCATGCCTATGGTATTGATAATTTGGAAATTTCTGTAGATAATGAAGAAATTCCTATCATGGATGGGAGCGCTTTGACTTATTGCATGCTTTTAGATGAGGCAGGATTGCAAGAATTAGATGCACCTAAGAAAGTGATGAAAATTAAGCGTGCAGTTGAGGTTAAAGAGGGCGATAAATTTGCTAAGGTAGAGCCAGATGAGCAATTTTCTTTAGATTTTACTATTAATTTTGAACACCCCATTATTGCTGAGCAAGCGTATCATTTTAATTTTAGCAAACAGGCCTATAAAGATGAAATCGCAAAAGCTCGCACTTTTGGATTTTTACAAGAAGTGAATTATTTACGCTCTATTGGTTTAGCTAAGGGTGGGAGTTTGAATAATTGCATTGTGCTAGATGAGAATAGCATTTTGAATAAAGAGGGCTTAAGGTGCGAAAAGGAATTCGTGCGCCATAAAATTTTAGATGCTATAGGAGATTTAACAGCGTTGGGAATGCCTATGATAGGGAAATACACTTCCTTTTCAGGGAGTCATAAACTTAACTCAATGTTGGTTAAAGCCATACTAGCTGATGCAAAAAATTATGAAGTGTTAGAAAACACAGAACTAGCCAAAGAAGTAGTCTTGCAAAAAGCTTTTGCTTAA